In Eucalyptus grandis isolate ANBG69807.140 chromosome 4, ASM1654582v1, whole genome shotgun sequence, the following proteins share a genomic window:
- the LOC120292639 gene encoding kiwellin-1-like, whose amino-acid sequence MKKQVCSNIFILIILFLGSNHLGVEAQPCKPSGWLRGREPPPKICNPENDSECCIEGRPCTTYKCSTPVSHRTKAKLTLNSFEKGGDGGGPSECDKNCHSDNTPLVALSTGWFNRRHRCFENITIYANRRSVKAMVVDECDSTKGCDPAHDYQPPCPNNIVDAAEAVRKALGVPRHDWGELDIYWSDERVPLQEPLALLGFFPSMVCQKMIVCVGYISISFSCLGFTLTYYG is encoded by the coding sequence atgaagaaacaagtttgctcaaatattttcattctcaTCATTTTGTTTCTTGGTTCAAATCACTTGGGTGTTGAAGCTCAACCTTGCAAACCAAGCGGGTGGTTAAGGGGAAGAGAGCCTCCTCCAAAAATATGCAACCCTGAAAATGATTCCGAATGCTGCATAGAAGGCCGTCCCTGCACAACCTACAAGTGCTCGACTCCCGTTTCCCATCGAACGAAAGCTAAACTAACTCTCAACAGCTTTGAAAAAGGCGGTGATGGTGGTGGGCCATCCGAGTGTGATAAGAACTGCCATTCGGATAATACTCCACTGGTGGCGCTGTCGACAGGGTGGTTCAACCGCAGGCACAGGTGCTTTGAAAATATTACTATTTACGCTAACAGAAGAAGTGTCAAGGCCATGGTTGTGGATGAGTGCGACTCCACTAAGGGATGTGATCCTGCTCACGATTATCAACCTCCGTGCCCCAACAACATTGTCGATGCCGCCGAAGCTGTCCGGAAGGCATTAGGAGTGCCAAGGCATGACTGGGGTGAGCTTGATATTTACTGGTCTGATGAACGAGTGCCATTGCAAGAACCACTGGCCCTTTTGGGGTTCTTCCCATCCATGGTTTGCCAGAAGATGATAGTGTGCGTTGGATACATTTCAATCTCGTTTTCTTGTCTTGGTTTCACTCTCACTTACTATGgctaa